From a single Triplophysa rosa linkage group LG17, Trosa_1v2, whole genome shotgun sequence genomic region:
- the snx2 gene encoding sorting nexin-2 isoform X1 produces the protein MAEEREPPPLHDAAQTDFTELEDGEDLFVSTVSVIESSSTSPEASNLPAEDMNIGSNGPKHEEMFLDDDDDDQDDLFAEATEEVSLDSPERQPILSDGPSPAITPVTPTVMMNPRVDAAVFDRLMEEDEDDEETLDTFDIQISVSDPEKMGDGMNAFMVYKVSTKTSLSIFNSDEFSVKRRFSDFLGLHSKLASKYLHIGYIVPPAPEKSIVGMTKVKVGKEDLSSVEFVEKRRSALERYLMRTVKHPALLKDPDLLQFLESSELPRAVSTQALSGAGILRMVNKAADAVNKMTIKMNESDAWFEEKQQQFENLDVQLRKLHASVESLVCHRKELSVNTASFAKSAAMLGNSEDHTALSRALSQLAEVEEKIDQLHQEQAYADFYHFSELLGDYVRLLTAVKGVFDQRMKTWAKWQDAQVMLQRKREAEAKLQYANKPDKLQQAKDEIKEWEGKVQQGERDFEQISKSIRREVGRFQKDRVKDFKLVILKYLESLVHTQQQLIKYWEAFLPEAKAIA, from the exons ATGGCGGAGGAAAGAGAACCTCCACCGCTGCATGATGCTGCACAGACGGACTTTACAGAGCTGGAGGACGGTGAGGATCTGTTCGTCAGTACCGTGAGCGTGATCGAG TCCAGCTCAACATCTCCAGAAGCATCAAACCTTCCAGCAGAAGACATGAACATCGGCTCGAATGGCCCCAAACATGAGGAGATGTTtttagatgatgatgatgatgatcagGACGACCTTTTTGCTG aagCCACGGAAGAGGTTTCATTGGACAGTCCAGAGCGTCAGCCGATCCTATCAGACGGCCCGTCGCCCGCCATCACACCCGTCACACCCACCGTCATGATGAACCCCAGAGTTGATGCGGCCGTGTTCGATCGCTTGATGGAGGAG gatgaagatgatgaagaaaCCCTAGACACGTTTGACATCCAGATATCAGTGTCTGACCCTGAGAAAATGG gTGATGGCATGAATGCATTTATGGTTTATAAAGTGAGCACTAAG aCCAGTCTGTCCATTTTCAACAGCGATGAGTTCTCCGTCAAGAGACGTTTCAGTGATTTTCTGGGTTTACACAGTAAATTAGCCTCCAAGTACCTGCACATTGGATACATTGTTCCTCCCGCTCCAGAGAAAAGCATTGTGG GAATGACGAAGGTTAAAGTCGGGAAAGAGGATTTGTCATCGGTGGAGTTTGTGGAGAAAAGACGATCTGCTTTGGAAAG ATATCTAATGAGGACGGTCAAACACCCCGCTCTGCTCAAAGATCCGGACCTTCTGCAGTTTCTGGAGAGTTCAGAG CTGCCGCGAGCGGTTAGCACACAGGCGCTGAGTGGGGCCGGAATATTGAGGATGGTAAACAAAGCGGCCGACGCTGTCAACAAAATGACAATCAAGATGAATGAATCGGATGCG tggTTTGAGGAGAAACAGCAGCAGTTTGAGAATCTGGACGTCCAGCTCAGAAAACTTCATGCTAGTGTAGAATCGCTGGTGTGTCACCGGAAGG AGTTGTCCGTAAACACGGCGTCTTTTGCCAAGAGCGCGGCCATGCTGGGAAACTCCGAGGATCACACGGCGCTGTCGCGAGCGCTCTCTCAGCTGGCGGAGGTGGAGGAGAAGATCGATCAGTTACATCAGGAACAGGCCTATGCGGATTTCTATCACTTCTCTGAGCTTCTGGGAGATTACGTCCGTCTCCTCACCGCTGTTAAA GGTGTGTTTGACCAGCGGATGAAGACGTGGGCTAAATGGCAGGACGCTCAGGTGATGCtgcagaggaagagagaggcGGAGGCCAAACTTCAGTACGCCAATAAACCCGACAAACTTCAGCAGGCCAAAGATGAAATCAAAGAG tGGGAAGGTAAAGTACAACAGGGGGAAAGAGATTTCGAGCAGATCTCAAAAAGCATCCGGCGTGAGGTGGGCAGATTTCAG AAAGATCGAGTGAAGGATTTTAAACTGGTCATCCTGAAATATCTGGAGTCACTGGTTCATACCCAACAGCAG CTAATAAAATACTGGGAGGCCTTCTTACCTGAAGCCAAAGCTATCGCATAA
- the snx2 gene encoding sorting nexin-2 isoform X2 — translation MAEEREPPPLHDAAQTDFTELEDGEDLFVSTVSVIESSSTSPEASNLPAEDMNIGSNGPKHEEMFLDDDDDDQDDLFAEATEEVSLDSPERQPILSDGPSPAITPVTPTVMMNPRVDAAVFDRLMEEDEDDEETLDTFDIQISVSDPEKMGDGMNAFMVYKVSTKTSLSIFNSDEFSVKRRFSDFLGLHSKLASKYLHIGYIVPPAPEKSIVGMTKVKVGKEDLSSVEFVEKRRSALERYLMRTVKHPALLKDPDLLQFLESSELPRAVSTQALSGAGILRMVNKAADAVNKMTIKMNESDAWFEEKQQQFENLDVQLRKLHASVESLVCHRKELSVNTASFAKSAAMLGNSEDHTALSRALSQLAEVEEKIDQLHQEQAYADFYHFSELLGDYVRLLTAVKGVFDQRMKTWAKWQDAQVMLQRKREAEAKLQYANKPDKLQQAKDEIKEEILEVGPLL, via the exons ATGGCGGAGGAAAGAGAACCTCCACCGCTGCATGATGCTGCACAGACGGACTTTACAGAGCTGGAGGACGGTGAGGATCTGTTCGTCAGTACCGTGAGCGTGATCGAG TCCAGCTCAACATCTCCAGAAGCATCAAACCTTCCAGCAGAAGACATGAACATCGGCTCGAATGGCCCCAAACATGAGGAGATGTTtttagatgatgatgatgatgatcagGACGACCTTTTTGCTG aagCCACGGAAGAGGTTTCATTGGACAGTCCAGAGCGTCAGCCGATCCTATCAGACGGCCCGTCGCCCGCCATCACACCCGTCACACCCACCGTCATGATGAACCCCAGAGTTGATGCGGCCGTGTTCGATCGCTTGATGGAGGAG gatgaagatgatgaagaaaCCCTAGACACGTTTGACATCCAGATATCAGTGTCTGACCCTGAGAAAATGG gTGATGGCATGAATGCATTTATGGTTTATAAAGTGAGCACTAAG aCCAGTCTGTCCATTTTCAACAGCGATGAGTTCTCCGTCAAGAGACGTTTCAGTGATTTTCTGGGTTTACACAGTAAATTAGCCTCCAAGTACCTGCACATTGGATACATTGTTCCTCCCGCTCCAGAGAAAAGCATTGTGG GAATGACGAAGGTTAAAGTCGGGAAAGAGGATTTGTCATCGGTGGAGTTTGTGGAGAAAAGACGATCTGCTTTGGAAAG ATATCTAATGAGGACGGTCAAACACCCCGCTCTGCTCAAAGATCCGGACCTTCTGCAGTTTCTGGAGAGTTCAGAG CTGCCGCGAGCGGTTAGCACACAGGCGCTGAGTGGGGCCGGAATATTGAGGATGGTAAACAAAGCGGCCGACGCTGTCAACAAAATGACAATCAAGATGAATGAATCGGATGCG tggTTTGAGGAGAAACAGCAGCAGTTTGAGAATCTGGACGTCCAGCTCAGAAAACTTCATGCTAGTGTAGAATCGCTGGTGTGTCACCGGAAGG AGTTGTCCGTAAACACGGCGTCTTTTGCCAAGAGCGCGGCCATGCTGGGAAACTCCGAGGATCACACGGCGCTGTCGCGAGCGCTCTCTCAGCTGGCGGAGGTGGAGGAGAAGATCGATCAGTTACATCAGGAACAGGCCTATGCGGATTTCTATCACTTCTCTGAGCTTCTGGGAGATTACGTCCGTCTCCTCACCGCTGTTAAA GGTGTGTTTGACCAGCGGATGAAGACGTGGGCTAAATGGCAGGACGCTCAGGTGATGCtgcagaggaagagagaggcGGAGGCCAAACTTCAGTACGCCAATAAACCCGACAAACTTCAGCAGGCCAAAGATGAAATCAAAGAG GAGATTCTGGAGGTAGGACCTTTGCTTTGA